The Halotia branconii CENA392 region TTGTAAATCTGAAACCAGGAGACTGCACCAAACCCAACTAATGTACTGCCAGCCAGAGCCGCAGACAATAGAGCAATTCGGAGTCGAAACGATCGCAGTTGTTTCACAATTGAGATTCTGGTTTGCGAAACCGATAGCCAACACCGCGAATACTTTCAATCCAACTGACTTCATTGATGGGGTCAATTTTTTTACGGATGCGCTGGATACATACATCCACAACATTGGTGTTGGGGTTAAAGTCGTAACCCCAAATATGTTCTAGGATTTGGGTACGGGTAAAAACTCGTCCGGGAGAGCGCATCAGATATTCCAACAAATTAAACTCGCGGCTGGTAAGTTCAATTGCCTTTTGATTGCAAGTAACTTCTCGCGCGATGCGATCAAGTTTGATTGGCCCAACCGCTAAGAGATTTTGGCGTTCTCCCACACTCCGACGCACAACCGCATGAATCCGAGCCGCTAACTCTTCTACAAAAAACGGCTTGGCAATGTAATCATCGGCTCCTAAGTTTAAACCTTCCAGGCGATCATCAAGTTCATTACGAGCCGTCAACAAAATTACTGGAGCATTACGACCTTCTCGCCGCAGTTGTTTGAGAATCGATAATCCATCTTTTCCCGGAACCATAATATCCAGAATAATCGCATCATATTCGTTATCCAATGCTCGCAGATATCCTTCATCACCATTGTCACAGTAGTCTACGACAAATCCCTGCTCCTTCAGCCCAGCCCGGACGAAGTTAGCAATTTTTGCTTCATCTTCAACAAATAGAACGTTCACAAGTATTTATTACTTTATTTATTGCTTTATTTTAAATTGATTACTCTTAAGCTGAAATTACAAAAGTGTAATTGAGAAACTAGGTCAGCTGTCATTTTGGGGTGGCTTAATCAAAAATGTAAACACAATAATTTTTGAGGTCAAAGAAGAGGCAGAGGGGCAGGGAGCGGGGAGCAGGGGAGAAGACCCCATCTATGAATGGAAGGGCTTGGTGGGGATTAAATCCCCGTCCGAGAACAAATTATGAATACTTACAATAGACATCATGAAAAACAAAAATCGCCCATTAAGTAGGATTTTGAGCCGAAGAGAAGCACTCGCTTTATTTAGGGCAGCCGGAACTGCAATACTTGTAGTGGGATGCATACCCAGAAAGTCTGGTTCTACACAAGCCCCATCTGGTGCAACTGTCCTAGCATCATCATCTACACCTGCCTGTGTTGTCAGTCCAGAACAAACTGAAGGGCCATATTTTGTAGACGAAAAGCTCAACCGTTCCGATATCCGTACTGATCCAACGGATGGTTCGGTGAAAGAAGGCGTACCACTACAACTGACGCTGAACGTTTCTCAAGTTGGTAGTAATGGTTGCACACCTTTAGTGGGTGCGATTGTGGATGTTTGGCACTGTGACGCGTTGGGTGTCTATTCGGATGTGACAGACCGCAGTTTTAGCACTGTCGGTAAAAAGTTTCTACGCGGCTATCAAGTAACCGACGCGAAGGGAAATGTGCAATTCACAACCATTTATCCTGGTTGGTATCAAGGTAGAACTGTGCATATCCATTTTAAAGTCCGCACAAATGGTACATCACAACAAGATTACGAATTTACGTCACAGCTATATTTTGATGATGCAATCAGCGATCGCGTGTACACCCAAGCACCCTACGCCAGTAAGGGACAGCGCACACAAAAGAATGCTGATGACGGAATTTTTCAAGATGGTGGCGAACAAATGTTGCTCAAGCTTACCCAGAACGGACAAGGTTATGCAGCGACCTTAAATATTGGGCTTGATACCGTTTCACTTTAAAGTTGATACATTTGGGCAAGCAGGGGGCAGCACTTCGACTACGCGGCAGTTGAGCGTAGTCGAAACTCAGTGACCGGGGCAGAGGAGGCAGGGGGAGCAGGGGAAGCAGGGGGCAAATGGTAATTTTCACGCCTTTATTTTCTAAAATTAAGTAGAACGGCGTAAATAATTAAAGGTTTGTAGTGAGGACTTTAGTCCTCAAAGAAGGGCTTCAGCCCTTACTACGAACTGAATTTTAATTCTTTTATATTGCTTAACATAGTTTGGTTTTTTCTCGCCGACTTACTTATCCCAAACCGAATAGTTGAGAAATTATTGGTAATAATTTATTCGCTTCTTCTACCAATTTAGCGACAGTAGGTAAGCCAGAAAATAAACCTTTCAACATCGTGATGGCTTTTTTTGCTGTCTTTTGCTTAGTGGGTTCTTGTTGCGGATTTTTACCAGCTTCGGCTAGAGTTTGCACTTGTTCTAAAGCATCGGCTTTGTCTTCATCAGATAATTCTGATGACTGAGAAATTGTCGCTTGTAACTGTGTCAGTAATTCTTTAATTCCTGGCTTGTCACCATCTGAGGAATCAGGTAACTCATTAATCGCAATATTCACATTGCCGCTAATTGTTCCCAGATTGGCAACAGAACCACCACCCGCAACACCGCTAACATTACTGCTATTTT contains the following coding sequences:
- a CDS encoding response regulator transcription factor; the protein is MNVLFVEDEAKIANFVRAGLKEQGFVVDYCDNGDEGYLRALDNEYDAIILDIMVPGKDGLSILKQLRREGRNAPVILLTARNELDDRLEGLNLGADDYIAKPFFVEELAARIHAVVRRSVGERQNLLAVGPIKLDRIAREVTCNQKAIELTSREFNLLEYLMRSPGRVFTRTQILEHIWGYDFNPNTNVVDVCIQRIRKKIDPINEVSWIESIRGVGYRFRKPESQL
- a CDS encoding intradiol ring-cleavage dioxygenase, with protein sequence MKNKNRPLSRILSRREALALFRAAGTAILVVGCIPRKSGSTQAPSGATVLASSSTPACVVSPEQTEGPYFVDEKLNRSDIRTDPTDGSVKEGVPLQLTLNVSQVGSNGCTPLVGAIVDVWHCDALGVYSDVTDRSFSTVGKKFLRGYQVTDAKGNVQFTTIYPGWYQGRTVHIHFKVRTNGTSQQDYEFTSQLYFDDAISDRVYTQAPYASKGQRTQKNADDGIFQDGGEQMLLKLTQNGQGYAATLNIGLDTVSL